In a single window of the Nicotiana tomentosiformis chromosome 8, ASM39032v3, whole genome shotgun sequence genome:
- the LOC138897113 gene encoding uncharacterized protein: MVDNHKQWHERLPFALLGYQTTVRTSIGATPYLLVYDTKVLIPDEVEIPSLRIIQEAELSDAKWIISRYEQLALIDRKIMNAVCHGQLYQNRMSKAFNKRVKPRQFAPGQLVLKRIFPHQDETKGKFHPIGKGPTWFTEY; this comes from the coding sequence atggtagacaaccacaagcaatggcacgagaggttaccatttgccttattggggtaccAGACTACAGTCCGCACATCAATtggggcaactccctatttgctggtctaCGATACCAAAGTTCTCATTCCTGATGaggttgaaattccttctttaagaattatacaagaagctgaactcagtgatgcaaaatggataataagccgctatgaacaattagctctcattgacaGGAAAAtaatgaatgcagtgtgtcatggtcaactctatcagaataggatgtccaaagctttcaacaaaagggtcaaacctagacagtttgcaccggggcagctggtactgaagcggatcttcccgcatcaagatgaaacCAAAGGGAAatttcacccaattggcaagggccctacatggttcaccgagtactaa